In one window of Miscanthus floridulus cultivar M001 chromosome 12, ASM1932011v1, whole genome shotgun sequence DNA:
- the LOC136495595 gene encoding thiosulfate sulfurtransferase 16, chloroplastic-like: MRSAILLTICTLSALLLVARGSEEPSAALVVAVGVAAASHLIRSGGHRYLDVRTEEEFKNGHVEDSFNVPYLFFTSQGKEKNPQFIAQVAADFDKEDNIVVGCKSGVRSELACADLMAARNHVHTIQNWIGSYTAWVENGLAVKKSQAQDEL; encoded by the exons ATGAGGTCGGCCATCCTGCTTACGATCTGCACCTTGTCCGCGCTGCTGCTGGTGGCGCGCGGCTCGGAGGAGCCATCGGCCGCGCTGGTGGTGGCCGTGGGCGTGGCGGCGGCCAGTCATCTCATCCGCTCCGGTGGTCACCGCTACCTGGACGTCAG AACGGAAGAGGAATTCAAGAATGGCCATGTGGAGGATTCCTTTAACGTGCCCTATCTTTTCTTCACTTCACAAGGCAA ggagaagaacCCCCAGTTCATTGCACAGGTCGCAGCAGATTTCGACAAAGAGGACAACATCGTTGTG GGCTGCAAAAGCGGAGTAAGGTCTGAACTAGCATGCGCTGATCTCATGGCAGCT AGAAACCATGTTCACACAATTCAAAATT GGATTGGTAGTTACACCGCATGGGTCGAAAATGGTCTTGCTGTGAAGAAATCTCAAGCACAAGATGAACTATGA